From Tripterygium wilfordii isolate XIE 37 chromosome 13, ASM1340144v1, whole genome shotgun sequence, the proteins below share one genomic window:
- the LOC120011823 gene encoding GDSL esterase/lipase At1g29670-like has translation MKMWRVVCLMLVVLGMQYVSTKGAPQVPCYFIFGDSLVDNGNNNQLTSLARANYFPYGIDYRGGATGRFCNGKTTVDFIAELLGFNSVIGPYATVRGNQILQGVNYASAAAGIREETGRQLGARITFSGQVRNYQNTVSQVVSLLGNQAAAAQYLSKCIYSIGMGSNDYLNNYFMPLYYNTGNQFTPDQYADDLIRRYSTQLRSIYNYGARKFVLFGVGQIGCSPSQLAQNSPDGRTCVKRVNDANQIFNNKLRSLVDQFNNQFTDAKFIYINSFGINQDLLANPGAHGLRVTNVGCCGVGRNNGQITCLPGQMPCQNRNEYLFWDAFHPTEAANRVIGGRSYAAQSPSDAYPYDIRRLAQL, from the exons atgaagATGTGGAGGGttgtgtgtttgatgttggtgGTTCTTGGCATGCAATATGTGAGTACTAAAGGAGCACCACAAGTCCCATGTTATTTCATATTTGGTGACTCTCTTGTGGACAATGGCAACAACAACCAGCTTACATCTTTGGCTAGAGCTAATTATTTCCCTTACGGCATTGACTATCGCGGCGGCGCCACCGGACGCTTCTGCAACGGTAAAACCACCGTTGATTTCATAG CTGAGCTTTTGGGGTTTAATTCAGTCATCGGTCCTTACGCAACTGTAAGAGGTAATCAAATACTACAGGGAGTGAATTATGCATCAGCAGCAGCCGGAATTAGAGAGGAAACCGGGCGCCAACTG GGTGCTCGAATTACGTTTAGTGGACAAGTAAGGAATTACCAAAACACAGTGTCACAAGTAGTGAGCTTATTAGGTAATCAAGCAGCAGCTGCACAATACCTAAGCAAGTGCATATACTCAATTGGGATGGGCAGCAATGACTACCTTAACAACTATTTCATGCCACTCTACTACAACACTGGCAACCAGTTCACGCCAGACCAGTACGCCGACGACCTCATTCGCCGTTACTCTACCCAACTGCGA AGTATATATAACTACGGAGCAAGAAAGTTTGTGTTGTTTGGAGTAGGGCAGATAGGGTGCAGCCCAAGCCAGTTGGCCCAGAACAGCCCAGATGGAAGAACATGTGTTAAGAGAGTTAATGACGCTAATCAGATATTCAACAACAAGCTTAGATCTCTAGTTGATCAATTCAACAATCAATTCACCGATGCGAAATTTATCTACATCAATTCTTTTGGGATTAACCAAGATTTGTTAGCAAATCCGGGCGCTCATG GTTTACGGGTTACAAATGTTGGATGTTGCGGAGTTGGGAGGAACAACGGGCAAATTACATGTCTACCGGGGCAGATGCCTTGCCAGAACAGGAATGAGTATCTGTTTTGGGATGCATTTCACCCAACTGAGGCTGCGAATCGCGTTATTGGGGGGAGATCATACGCTGCTCAGTCTCCGTCGGATGCTTATCCGTACGATATCCGCCGGTTGGCACAGCTCTGA
- the LOC120012620 gene encoding uncharacterized protein LOC120012620: MDCKCRLLLYFVVFVLSDLKINGVHGDQQVPCYFIFGDSLSDSGNNNNLSTSAKANYLPYGIDFPAGPTGRFCNGRTTVDVITKLLGFEEFIPPYATANGSELLQGVNYASGSAGIRDETGKQLGHCISIDEQLQHHKITISNIVNILGDQTQATNHLNKCLYSVQVGSNDYLNNYFVPEYYKTSTQYTPEQYAAVLAKQYSHQLRTLYNHGARKFALFGMGPIGCTPHAIMTYGTSGSLCVDKLNDAAMLFNDQLKLLTDQLNMELKDAKFAYVNILEIMLNLAKYFPDFKPAVSPCCPVNEFGQCVPSKSPCFLRNLHIFWDAFHPTEAANIITAIGSYPAFGFLNVQLHEMDLSGLPAQFHSVSINSRTMLAQHRSYMDCKCKLLLLYFAVIVLLVFPNLKINGVHGDQQVPCYFIFGDSLSDSGNNNNLSTSAKANYLPYGIDFPAGPTGRFCNGRTTVDVITKFLGFEEFIPPYATANGSELLQGVNYASGSAGIRDETGKQLGYCISIDEQLRHHKLTISQIVNILGDQTQATHHLNKCLYSVQVGSNDYLNNYFLPDYYNTSKRYTPSQYAAVLAKQYSHQLRTLYNHGARKFALFGMGPIGCTPHAIVTYGTNGSLCVNKLNDAATLFNDQLKLLTDQLNMELKDAKFAYVNILEILLSLAKYFSDFKPAASTCCQVNKFRLCIPSKSPCFLRNLRVFWDAVHPTEAANIITAIGSYPAFKFLNVHLHEVDLSSLLAQLQHN; encoded by the exons ATGGATTGCAAGTGCAGGCTGTTATTGTACTTTGTGGTCTTTGTTCTTTCAGACTTGAAGATTAATGGTGTTCATGGAGATCAACAAGTGCCTTGTTATTTCATCTTCGGAGACTCGTTGTCTGATAGTGGCAATAATAACAACCTAAGCACTTCTGCCAAAGCTAATTATCTGCCTTATGGTATAGACTTTCCAGCCGGACCGACGGGGAGGTTTTGCAACGGTCGAACCACCGTCGATGTAATTA CTAAACTCTTGGGGTTTGAGGAGTTCATACCTCCCTACGCAACTGCAAATGGCTCTGAACTACTCCAAGGCGTGAATTATGCATCTGGTTCCGCCGGCATTCGAGACGAAACTGGGAAACAGTTG GGTCACTGCATCAGCATAGATGAGCAATTACAGCATCACAAAattacaatctcaaacatagtTAACATACTTGGGGATCAAACCCAAGCCACCAATCACCTAAACAAGTGTTTATATTCAGTTCAAGTAGGCAGTAATGATTACCTTAACAACTACTTTGTGCCTGAATATTACAAGACAAGCACACAATACACACCAGAACAATATGCAGCAGTTCTTGCTAAACAATATTCACACCAGTTAAGGACATTGTACAATCATGGGGCAAGGAAGTTTGCTCTGTTTGGAATGGGACCTATAGGTTGCACACCACATGCTATCATGACTTATGGCACCAGCGGCTCCTTATGCGTCGACAAATTGAACGACGCAGCGATGCTTTTCAATGACCAACTCAAATTACTTACAGATCAACTCAACATGGAACTGAAAGATGCGAAATTTGCTTATGTCAACATTTTGGAGATCATGTTGAACTTGGCGAAATATTTTCCAG ATTTCAAGCCTGCGGTGAGTCCATGCTGTCCAGTAAACGAGTTTGGTCAATGTGTTCCGTCGAAATCTCCATGTTTTCTGAGGAACTTACACATTTTCTGGGATGCATTTCATCCTACTGAAGCTGCAAACATCATCACTGCAATCGGATCGTACCCTGCTTTTGGATTTCTAAATGTGCAGCTTCATGAGATGGATCTCTCCGGCCTACCAGCTCAGTTTCATTCTGTTTCGATCAATTCTCGAACCATGCTT GCACAACATCGTTCATACATGGATTGCAAGTGCAAGTTGTTATTATTATACTTTGCAGTCATTGTTCTTCTAGTTTTTCCAAACTTGAAGATTAATGGTGTTCATGGAGATCAACAAGTGCCTTGTTATTTCATCTTCGGAGACTCGTTGTCTGATAGTGGCAATAATAACAACCTAAGCACTTCTGCCAAAGCTAATTATCTGCCTTATGGTATAGACTTTCCGGCCGGACCGACGGGGAGGTTTTGCAACGGTCGAACCACCGTCGATGTAATTA CTAAATTCTTGGGGTTTGAGGAGTTCATACCTCCCTACGCAACTGCAAATGGATCTGAACTACTCCAAGGCGTGAATTATGCATCTGGTTCCGCCGGCATTCGAGATGAAACTGGGAAACAGTTG GGTTACTGCATCAGCATAGATGAGCAATTACGGCATCACAAACTTACAATCTCACAGATAGTCAACATACTTGGGGATCAAACCCAAGCAACCCATCACCTAAACAAGTGCTTATATTCAGTTCAAGTAGGCAGTAATGATTACCTGAACAACTATTTCCTGCCTGACTATTACAACACAAGCAAACGATACACACCGTCACAATATGCAGCAGTTCTTGCTAAACAATATTCACACCAGTTGAGGACATTGTACAATCATGGAGCAAGAAAGTTTGCCCTGTTTGGAATGGGACCTATAGGTTGCACACCACATGCTATCGTGACTTATGGCACCAATGGCTCCTTATGCGTCAACAAATTGAACGACGCAGCGACGCTTTTCAATGACCAACTCAAATTACTTACAGATCAACTCAACATGGAACTGAAAGATGCGAAATTTGCTTATGTCAACATTTTGGAGATCCTGTTGAGCTtagcaaaatatttttcag ATTTCAAGCCTGCGGCGAGTACATGCTGTCAAGTAAACAAATTTCGTTTGTGCATTCCGTCCAAATCACCATGTTTTCTGAGGAACTTGCGCGTTTTCTGGGATGCAGTTCATCCTACTGAAGCTGCAAACATCATTACTGCAATCGGATCATACCCTGCCTTCAAATTTCTAAATGTGCATCTTCATGAGGTGGATCTCTCCAGTCTACTAGCTCAGTTGCAGCACAATTAG